Proteins encoded by one window of Bubalus bubalis isolate 160015118507 breed Murrah chromosome 4, NDDB_SH_1, whole genome shotgun sequence:
- the KRT4 gene encoding keratin, type II cytoskeletal 4 yields the protein MIARQQYVRGGPRGFSCGSAIVGGVKKAAFSSASMSGGAGRCSSGGFGSRSLYNLGGNKSISISMAGCRQGAGFGAAGGFGAAGGFGAAGGFGSGFGAGGFGSGFGGSFGGRGGAGFPVCPAGGIQEVTINQSLLTPLHVEIDPEIQKVRTEEREQIKLLNNKFASFIDKVRFLEQQNKVLETKWKLLQQQTTTTSVKNLEPFFEAYINALRKQVDTLANDKGRLQSELKIMQDSVEDYKTKYEDEINKRTAAENDFVVLKKDVDAAYMNKVELEAKVDALNDEINFLRVLYAAELSQMQTQVSDTSVVLSMDNNRNLDLDSIIAEVRAQYEEIAQRSKAEAEALYQTKVQQLQTSVDQHGDSLRNTKNEISELNRLIQRLRAEIENVKKQCQTLQGSVADAEQRGEVALKDAYSKRTELEAALQKAKEELARVLREYQELMSVKLALDIEIATYRKLLEGEECRMSGECQSAVSISVVGGAASAGGLGGVLGGSSGFGLGSGSCAVGLGGGLGSSSGFGLGSGSGSGFGFGGGIGGSSSGKIISTTTVSKKSFR from the exons ATGATCGCCAGACAGCAGTATGTGCGAGGCGGGCCCCGTGGCTTTAGCTGTGGCTCGGCCATCGTAGGTGGGGTCAAGAAGGCTGCTTTCAGCTCAGCCTCCATGTCTGGGGGTGCAGGCCGCTGCTCCTCTGGGGGCTTCGGCAGCAGAAGCCTCTACAACCTCGGGGGGAACAAGAGCATCTCCATCAGCATGGCCGGGTGCCGGCAGGGTGCCGGCTTCGGGGCTGCAGGTGGCTTTGGGGCTGCTGGAGGTTTTGGGGCTGCTGGAGGTTTTGGCTCTGGTTTCGGCGCTGGCGGCTTTGGCAGTGGATTCGGGGGCTCCTTCGGTGGACGAGGTGGTGCTGGCTTCCCGGTCTGCCCTGCTGGAGGGATTCAGGAGGTCACCATCAACCAGAGCCTGCTGACCCCACTCCACGTGGAGATTGACCCTGAGATCCAGAAGGTCCGGACTGAGGAGCGTGAGCAGATCAAGCTCCTTAACAACAAGTTTGCCTCCTTCATCGACAAG GTGCGGTTCTTAGAGCAGCAGAACAAGGTGCTAGAGACCAAGTGGAAACTCCTCCAGCAGCAGACGACTACCACATCTGTCAAAAACCTTGAGCCCTTCTTTGAGGCCTACATCAATGCCCTGAGGAAGCAGGTGGATACCTTAGCCAACGACAAAGGACGCCTGCAGTCTGAGCTGAAGATCATGCAGGACAGCGTGGAGGACTATAAGACCAA GTATGAAGATGAAATCAACAAACGCACAGCTGCTGAAAATGACTTTGTGGTCCTCAAGAAG GACGTGGATGCTGCCTACATGAACAAGGTGGAGCTGGAGGCCAAGGTGGATGCCCTGAACGATGAGATCAACTTCCTGAGGGTCCTCTATGCTGCG GAGCTGTCCCAGATGCAGACCCAGGTCAGCGACACATCTGTGGTCCTCTCCATGGACAACAACCGCAATCTGGATCTGGACAGCATCATTGCTGAGGTCCGGGCCCAGTATGAGGAGATCGCCCAGAGGAGCAAGGCTGAGGCCGAGGCCCTGTACCAGACCAAG GTCCAGCAGCTTCAGACCTCAGTGGACCAACATGGAGACAGCCTGAGAAACACCAAGAATGAGATTTCAGAGCTTAACAGGTTGATCCAGAGGCTGCGGGCTGAGATCGAGAACGTCAAGAAGCAG TGCCAGACTCTGCAGGGATCCGTGGCCGACGCAGAGCAGCGTGGGGAGGTGGCCCTAAAGGATGCCTACAGCAAGCGCACAGAGCTAGAGGCCGCCCTGCAGAAGGCCAAGGAGGAGCTGGCCCGGGTGCTGCGAGAGTACCAGGAGCTCATGAGCGTCAAGCTGGCCCTGGACATCGAGATTGCCACCTACCGCAAGCTGCTGGAGGGCGAGGAGTGCCG AATGTCTGGAGAATGCCAGAGTGCTGTGAGCATCT CTGTGGTTGGTGGAGCTGCCAGCGCAGGAGGCCTCGGTGGAGTGTTAGGAGGCAGCTCTGGATTTGGCCTGGGCTCTGGCTCCTGCGCAGTTGGCCTCGGTGGAGGGTTAGGAAGCAGCTCCGGATTTGGCCTGGGTTCTGGCTCTGGAAGTGGCTTTGGATTTGGTGGTGGCATTGGCGGCAGTTCCAGTGGCAAGATCATCTCTACCACCACCGTGTCCAAGAAATCCTTCCGATAA